One part of the Vicia villosa cultivar HV-30 ecotype Madison, WI linkage group LG6, Vvil1.0, whole genome shotgun sequence genome encodes these proteins:
- the LOC131609958 gene encoding beta-glucuronosyltransferase GlcAT14A-like: MDIKIFMFSFIITSILFFFLFIPTRLTLQISTIKPTTMDYFNILRTNQTYPVTFAYLISSSKGDTTKLKRLLKVLYHPNNYYLIHMDLGAPDSEHKDIATFVANDPLFSQVGNVWIVGKPNLVTYRGPTMLATTLHAMAMLLRTCHWDWFINLSASDYPLVTQDDLIQVFSEVPRDFNFIQHSSRLGWKLNKRGKPMIIDPGLYSVNKSEIWWIIKQRNLPTSFKLYTGSAWTIVSRSFAEYCIMGWENLPRILLLYYTNFVSSPEGYFQTVICNSEDYKNTTVNHDLHYITWDNPPKQHPRSLGLKDYRKMVLSMRPFARKFKRNDLVLDKIDRELLKRYKGGFSFGGWCSKGGKNKACSGLRTENYGLVKPGPGSRRLKNLFKKILSDRFFHQMQCR, from the exons ATGGATATCAAAATATTCATGTTCTCCTTCATAATAACCTCAATACTattcttctttctcttcatccCAACAAGACTAACCCTTCAAATCTCAACAATAAAACCAACTACCATGGACTACTTCAACATCCTAAGAACAAACCAAACCTACCCAGTTACATTTGCTTACCTAATCTCATCCTCCAAAGGAGACACTACAAAACTCAAAAGATTACTCAAAGTGCTATACCATCCAAACAACTACTACTTAATTCACATGGACTTAGGAGCACCAGATTCAGAACACAAAGATATAGCAACATTTGTGGCCAATGATCCTCTCTTTAGTCAAGTTGGGAATGTTTGGATTGTTGGGAAACCAAATTTGGTTACATATAGAGGACCAACTATGCTTGCAACTACTCTTCATGCTATGGCAATGCTTCTTAGGACATGTCATTGGGATTGGTTTATTAATCTTAGTGCTTCTGATTATCCTTTGGTTACACAAGATG ATCTGATTCAGGTTTTTTCTGAGGTGCCAAGGGATTTTAATTTTATACAACATAGTAGTCGTTTGGGTTGGAAACT AAATAAGAGAGGGAAGCCAATGATTATAGATCCAGGACTATATAGTGTGAATAAATCAGAGATTTGGTGGATCATTAAGCAAAGGAATTTGCCAACTTCTTTTAAACTCTACacag GTTCAGCTTGGACAATAGTATCAAGATCATTTGCTGAATATTGCATAATGGGTTGGGAAAATTTACCAAGAATCCTACTTCTCTACTACACGAATTTCGTCTCATCGCCAGAAGGATATTTCCAAACAGTTATATGCAACTCAGAAGATTACAAGAACACCACTGTCAACCATGATCTTCACTACATTACTTGGGACAATCCTCCAAAACAACATCCTAGGTCTCTAGGACTTAAAGATTATAGGAAAATGGTTCTGAGTATGCGTCCGTTTGCGAgaaaatttaagagaaatgatcttgttcttgaTAAGATTGATAGAGAGCTTCTGAAAAGGTATAAAGGCGGGTTTTCTTTTGGTGGATGGTGTTCTAAGGGTGGAAAGAACAAAGCATGTTCGGGTTTGAGAACTGAGAATTATGGTTTGGTTAAACCTGGTCCTGGCTCAAGAAGGCTCAAGAATTTGTTTAAGAAAATTCTGTCTGATAGATTTTTTCACCAAATGCAGTGTAGGtga